A stretch of Plasmodium chabaudi chabaudi strain AS genome assembly, chromosome: 14 DNA encodes these proteins:
- a CDS encoding glideosome-associated protein 45, putative gives MGGRCSKNKAKAPKRRDMNELTEKEHFEAEQNEQTPQAIDMDAPEEQIENEYTSEHANDDNLDLDMNDSKSFDRNLDDDLDKSNSDIYSESHKYENDSDKLETGSQLTLSTDATGIVQQITKLTEPAHEESIYNTYKSSTPCDMDKMDETAKVFSRRCGCDLGDRHDENACKICRKIDLSDTPLLA, from the coding sequence atgggAGGTAGAtgttcaaaaaataaagcaaaGGCCCCCAAACGTAGGGACATGAATGAACTCACCGAAAAGGAACATTTTGAAGCTGAACAAAATGAACAAACCCCACAAGCTATAGATATGGATGCTCCTGAAGAACAAATTGAAAACGAATATACTAGTGAACACGCTAACGATGATAATTTAGATTTGGATATGAATGATAGTAAATCTTTTGATAGAAATTTAGATGATGATTTAGACAAATCAAATTCTGATATATATTCAGAATCtcataaatatgaaaatgatagtGATAAATTGGAAACAGGATCACAATTAACCTTATCTACTGATGCTACTGGAATTGTTCAacaaataacaaaattaacTGAACCTGCTCATGAagaaagtatatataatacatataagtCTTCCACTCCATGTGATATGGATAAAATGGATGAGACTGCCAAGGTATTTTCAAGACGATGCGGATGTGATCTTGGAGATCGTCATGACGAAAATGCTTGCAAAATATGTAGAAAGATTGATTTATCTGATACTCCATTATTGGCTTAA
- a CDS encoding AP2 domain transcription factor AP2-G, putative, with the protein MISDIQNLSNDKSTKNVPLLLFTINSNEEKLNVDMHNAKEKDIHNCNLNTIRGNTSITNNNTNTNDKTIYESSVCNIKNAGQDIIPRIVIDEKEDNRTNYKQHETYDLKCSASAKGYLQNSNLITLCNDEDLKYEQNDGYININNKFSDSKRNNTNYSSNGSTSDSSHNNSMFYEDLSSSPNSQMSFLNSNDLENSQLMDINSTEVVQNLKNSIDINLHTLNDNSIYENDLSVNMQNTHLSIDDSTNKNCNIYNKDCSVINHIRGSSNYTDQNKIAQNSDEEKESELYHEIDDNKKYTMSYANRNNIIIDGEKDINVDSRYDKIIKKQTDNINIKNSVKINKSENGQAEIKNIDTNHGKCNMEIVDDIIKHHNNTFKNKKKIKNIKNKLVNKRKLTMEKIINEIHKWEKVNYTYDRLKKWNISEKNRCINIYGNRVHIIRCLKNKYNNMNNYIIFNNSTHNIGSRTVLKHDNEQIENSIEGKVGKSENDYKQCSDNNKEKCIGEDKNNGVKSGINNSSYIKKYITLKGIKEYFMSCKTKCNNANESNKNRNIKNNKIQKKKDKEHKNKTNKNILYTLFENKNDGYRNIVTNQLNNSSKKNEEPNNDQNINNNNILKCTISDDINCKDINNQNDSAYLNENKNEINMFQITDEHSNNVKVNQTDIIHDEYIKCKEGSIDDNLDSSKNGLNTNLNILNDNTKNVVIENSTQISSNQNNDQIYNHINNENFKDVYESYININTRDSLIYANEINMKSLYNNRIEENSLSSNTNVLNYIISILGNGSREICDALINSNNYKKNGLYEITIGNNKLTNGVSKNDECSDNVHTNLPLFGGIKSYVTYPYNTQILKTNQMMIHDEYPLNTITKGMNNNMIILYNNKHNDNKCNNISMSLNSYYSRVNKYHENITNYCNNNSYSIFPNLLTNFYNNFDQFRPIITSNSDNYEYMENNYKNNIYNRKYNTNYENININELDSLNSINSTNLLNIEINDNCKIGYINDKNYNYLNSTYINQFDTEIYHGNILDTINKETNVVVIDEKGTKNELENGRKIEDTNNDIIGNNDNENNENNYKNCKNTSLKENNNIDEFDKSISINHACNENSAISINHDLNDETTRNGIIEGTIKNIECHNEELIKSNKIDNNNEHEDGYANNNTTDGVHRNEGNEICPNSQNEEQTSHTILESNITNITENKNDNNCINNYNEILGDNTTNNNNIDDRDIRDISKENDNSNNLNDSENSSNINNNNIYENGNTENIISTHQNHGSLNGHNNFSFPYMNQEIANINNINFENNNINLNTDLLDNSNNIAYDHNIQKDNPNNICYPLLNNTLVNYNDNSHYYNPQLLFGKYGTDFENINKNYQINNGYINHYHQLENGEIMNVGLDNSCSNYCNNESNDNSNNHSSTYCDGYCNGEYENCNNSNMVCVLENNQNNNLNVSENIQNVNINFNGFSMPFNNVYMENAQNNLNYFNNGNNCNIYELNSIFQNMSDDNNNNNINIDMYNNCNSGKIENFNNYENNTSYIYTNTNSAPVDTNNDNYENFLWHISKVCNNMGNVYYAFISNANPIVQGMNNNLENGLEKMNNFTNGYACLENMNNEEEIFKNPENGEHFENKNKCHDENNESVSTGIHNDDHINASNEGFDSENGNVYHNNVKDNIMINNNPQLEVNKNNITNIINENKNYGCSWNNFDYPIKAEIDETHLINIYNNLYENQQINMIEDSNIVKNVYPNDAIYAYLNTQNYLDTLNNFNNPMESCYINNKFNNINYENNNYENNYCVEPISDKPNNNNKECINTNICNDQMGQNNNNSNNMPKHGVLNSGNGEHFGSAFDPYSNKFSKAKYEVNCYQNNSYTHNISNNNNVLHNYDIRVNGQRQITKNIKTVNRTKMQKTNCKIGRPANKSKRNQNKKNLGKSNKIAPIKHSRFNMNGYKKEKSGSEEKENNCLNWNDTNQSAINCRTITTRNQIRNSNINTININREEHDDEDNSAINVLTSKRGRRQKIVKRESRDKKGKKCKKEKNKNNGKDGELKLTYKERRYNKKQELKRKKYETQKSLLSNLDDKIKEMVDEIVKTSFLLPEKGLKGRYALDYNHPIHSVWKDSTRGHCSWRCRWWENGRRLSKNFNVKRFGNECALRLAVAMKLHKSTPKEQEHLLKQQREFLKLCYKNRWINNDDKHDENCIDNKNEVEADADNTVNSNIDNKFNDAHTNSNDEESSDQCNQNSELSDECSSES; encoded by the coding sequence atgatctCTGATATTCAAAATCTCTCAAATGATAAGTCAACAAAGAATGTACcccttttattatttacgaTAAATAGTAATGAAGAAAAGCTGAATGTAGACATGCATAATGCAAAGGAAAAAGACATTCATAACTGTAACTTAAATACGATACGGGGAAATACAAGTATCACTAACAATAATACTAATACTAATGATAAGACAATTTATGAAAGTAGTGTGtgcaatataaaaaatgcagGACAAGATATTATCCCTCGTATTGTTATAGATGAAAAGGAAGACAACAGAACAAATTACAAACAACATGAAACATATGATCTAAAATGTTCTGCAAGTGCAAAAGgctatttacaaaatagtAATTTAATTACTTTATGCAACGATGAAGATCTAAAATACGAACAAAATGATGGCTATAtcaatataaacaataaattttctgatagcaaaagaaataatactAATTATAGCAGTAATGGTAGTACAAGCGATAGTAGccataataatagtatgtTTTATGAAGATTTATCAAGTTCCCCAAATAGCCAAATGTCATTTTTGAACTCAAATGATTTGGAAAATTCGCAATTGATGGATATTAATTCGACTGAAGTTgttcaaaatttaaaaaatagcatAGACATCAATTTACACACTCTTAATGATAATagtatttatgaaaatgacTTGAGTGTAAACATGCAAAATACCCATTTGTCTATCGATGATAgtacaaataaaaactgtaacatatataataaagattGTAGCGTCATAAATCATATAAGAGGTAGTAGTAATTACACtgatcaaaataaaattgccCAAAATAgtgatgaagaaaaagagAGCGAACTATATCATGAAATTGATGACAATAAGAAGTATACGATGAGTTATGCAAAcagaaataatataataattgatggtgaaaaagatataaatgtTGATAGTAggtatgataaaataataaagaaacaaacagataatataaacattaaaaatagtgtaaaaattaacaaatcaGAAAATGGGCAAgctgaaattaaaaatattgatacTAATCATGGAAAATGCAATATGGAAATAGTTGATGATATAATTAAAcatcataataatacatttaaaaataaaaagaaaattaaaaatataaaaaataagcttgtaaataaaaggaaattaacaatggaaaaaattataaacgaAATACACAAATGGGAAAAAGttaattatacatatgatagattaaaaaaatggaatatatctgaaaaaaataggTGCATTAATATTTACGGGAATCGTGTGCACATTATTAGatgtttgaaaaataaatataataatatgaacaactatattatttttaacaattcTACACACAACATAGGAAGTCGTACTGTTCTTAAACACGATAACGAACAAATCGAAAATTCAATAGAAGGTAAAGTTGGAAAATCtgaaaatgattataaGCAGTGtagtgataataataaagaaaaatgtattGGTGAGGACAAAAATAACGGTGTTAAAAGTGGAATTAATAATTCGAgctatattaaaaaatatataacattaaaAGGGATTAAGGAATACTTTATGAGTTGTAAAACAAAGTGTAATAATGCAAATGAaagcaataaaaatagaaatataaaaaacaacaaaatacaaaagaaaaaagataaagaaCATAAGAATAAGacgaataaaaatatcttaTACACactttttgaaaataaaaatgatggaTATAGAAATATTGTAACAAATCagttaaataattcaagtaaaaaaaatgaagaaccAAATAAtgatcaaaatataaataataacaatattttgaaatgcACAATAAGCGATGATATAAATTGTAAAGACATAAACAACCAAAATGATAGtgcatatttaaatgaaaataaaaatgaaataaatatgtttcaGATAACAGACGAGCACtcaaataatgtaaaagtAAATCAAACTGATATAATTCACgatgaatatattaaatgtaaGGAGGGAAGTATCGATGATAATTTGGATAGTTCTAAAAATGGCcttaatacaaatttaaatattttaaatgataatacaaaaaatgttgtTATAGAAAATAGTACTCAAATATCAAgtaatcaaaataatgatcaaatatataaccacattaataatgaaaactTTAAAGATGTATACgaatcatatattaatataaacacTAGAGattcattaatatatgcaaatgaaataaatatgaaaagtttatataataatcgaattgaagaaaatagCTTGTCAAGCAATACAAATGTGTTAAACTATattataagtatattaGGGAATGGTAGTCGTGAAATTTGTGATGcattaataaatagtaataacTATAAGAAAAATGGTCTTTATGAAATTACAAttggtaataataaattaacaaaTGGTGTGtctaaaaatgatgaatgTTCAGATAATGTGCATACCAATTTACCTTTATTTGGTGGTATAAAAAGTTATGTTACATATCCTTACAACActcaaatattaaaaacaaatcaaATGATGATACATGATGAATATCCTCTAAATACTATCACAAAAGGCATGAACAACAACatgattatattatacaataACAAACATAACGACAATAAATGTAATAACATTAGTATGAGTTTGAATAGTTATTATAGTCgtgtaaataaatatcatgaaaatattacgaactattgtaataataatagttatAGCATATTTCCAAATTTGttaacaaatttttataacaattttgatCAATTTCGTCCAATTATTACATCAAATAGTGATAATTATGAATACatggaaaataattataaaaataatatatataatagaaaatataatacaaattatgaaaatattaatattaatgaattAGATAGTTTAAATTCAATTAATTcaacaaatttattaaatatagaaattaATGATAATTGTAAAATAGGCTATATTAAtgacaaaaattataattatttgaactcaacatatataaatcaatTCGATACAGAAATATATCatggaaatattttagaTACCATAAATAAAGAGACAAATGTAGTTGTAATTGACGAAAAGGgcacaaaaaatgaattagaaAATGGAAGGAAAATTGAAGatacaaataatgatataataggaaataatgataatgaaaataatgaaaataattataaaaattgtaaaaacacttctttaaaagaaaataataatattgacGAATTTGATAAAAGCATTAGCATTAATCATGCATGTAACGAAAACAGTGCAATAAGTATTAACCACGatttaaatgatgaaaCCACAAGAAATGGAATTATTGAAGGgactataaaaaatatagaatgtCATAACGaagaattaataaaatcaaataaaattgataataataatgaacatGAAGATGGATATGCTAATAATAACACAACTGATGGGGTCCATAGAAATGAGGGAAATGAAATATGCCCAAATTCACAAAATGAAGAACAAACAAGTCATACTATTTTAGAATCAAACATTACCAATATTacagaaaacaaaaatgataataattgtattaacaattataatgaaatattaggAGACAATACCacaaacaataataatattgatgaTAGAGATATAAGAGACATAAGTAAAGAAAATGACAATAGCAACAATTTGAATGATTCTGAAAATTCgagtaatataaataataataatatatatgaaaacgGAAATACTGagaatattatttctaCACATCAAAATCATGGAAGCTTAAATGGAcataacaatttttcatttccatATATGAATCAAGAAATTgctaatataaataatattaattttgaaaataataatataaatttaaatacagATCTGTTagataattcaaataatattgcTTATGATCATAATATTCAAAAGGATAatccaaataatatatgctaCCCGCTTCTAAATAATACTCTtgttaattataatgaCAATAGCCATTATTATAATCCTCAATTATTATTCGGAAAATATGGAACtgattttgaaaatataaataaaaattaccaaataaataatggatatataaatcattATCATCAATTGGAAAACGGAGAAATTATGAATGTTGGATTGGATAACAGTTGTAGCAACTATTGTAATAATGAATCCAAtgataattcaaataatcaTTCAAGCACTTATTGTGATGGATATTGTAATGgggaatatgaaaattgtaataattcTAATATGGTCTGTGTTTtggaaaataatcaaaataataatttaaatgtttctgaaaatattcaaaatgttaatataaattttaatggaTTCAGTATGCCAtttaataatgtatatatggaaaatgCACAAAATAActtgaattattttaataatggtaataattgtaatatttatgaattaaactcaatttttcaaaatatgtctgatgataataataataataatataaacattgatatgtataataattgtaaCTCTggaaaaattgaaaattttaacaattatgaaaataatacttcctatatatatacaaatacaAATTCCGCTCCGGTCGAcacaaataatgataattatgaaaattttttatggcATATTTCTAAagtatgtaataatatggGAAATGTGTATTATGCCTTTATTAGTAATGCTAATCCAATTGTCCAAGGgatgaataataatttagaaaatggtttagaaaaaatgaacaatTTTACTAATGGATATGCTTGTttggaaaatatgaataacgAAGAAGagatttttaaaaatccAGAAAATGGCGAACATttcgaaaataaaaataaatgtcacgatgaaaataatgaatctGTTTCAACTGGAATACATAATGATGATCATATTAATGCTAGTAATGAAGGATTTGATAGCGAAAATGGAAATgtatatcataataatgtaaaagacaatattatgattaataataatccaCAATTAGAAGTTaacaaaaacaatattactaatattataaatgaaaacaaaaattatggTTGTAGTTGGAATAATTTTGATTACCCAATTAAGGCAGAAATTGATGAAACACATTTGATCaacatttataataatttatatgaaaatcaacaaattaatatgaTTGAAGATTCCAATATagttaaaaatgtatatccCAATGATGctatttatgcatatttaaatacacaaaattatttagatacattaaataattttaataaccCTATGGAATCttgttatataaataataagttcaataatataaattacgaaaataataattatgaaaataattattgtgTTGAACCCATTTCTGATAaaccaaataataataacaaggAATGTATCAACACAAACATATGCAACGATCAGATGggtcaaaataataataattccaATAATATGCCAAAACATGGGGTACTCAATAGTGGCAACGGTGAACATTTTGGTTCAGCCTTTGATCCATAttctaataaattttctaaaGCAAAGTATGAAGTAAATTgctatcaaaataatagttaTACTCATAACATTAGTAACAATAACAATGTTCTTCATAATTATGACATTCGTGTTAACGGCCAAAGACAGATTACTAAAAACATCAAAACTGTAAACCGAacaaaaatgcaaaaaacaaattgtaAGATTGGACGCCCTgcaaataaaagtaaaagaaatcaaaataaaaagaatttaGGAAAATCCAATAAAATTGCACCAATAAAACATTCACGTTTTAATATGAATGGTTacaaaaaagagaaaagtGGATctgaagaaaaagaaaataattgtttAAATTGGAACGACACCAATCAAAGTGCTATCAATTGTAGAACAATAACGACTAGGAACCAAATAAGAAATAGTAATATCAACACAATCAATATTAATCGAGAAGAACATGACGATGAGGATAATAGCGCAATTAATGTGCTAACTAGTAAAAGAGGAAGAAGAcaaaaaattgtgaaaaGAGAAAGTAGGGATAAAAAGgggaaaaaatgtaaaaaagaaaaaaacaaaaataatggcAAAGACGgagaattaaaattaacataTAAAGAGCGTCGCTATAACAAGAAACAAGAATTGAagaggaaaaaatatgaaacaCAAAAATCACTACTATCAAATTTAGATGATAAGATAAAAGAAATGGTCGACGAAATTGTTAAAACTTCTTTTTTACTACCAGAAAAAGGATTGAAAGGAAGATATGCATTAGATTATAATCATCCTATTCATAGTGTTTGGAAAGATTCAACAAGAGGACATTGTTCATGGAGATGTAGGTGGTGGGAAAATGGAAGAAGATTaagtaaaaattttaatgtgAAAAGATTTGGTAATGAATGCGCTTTACGATTAGCCGTTGCAATGAAATTACATAAAAGTACTCCTAAAGAACAAGAACATTTATTAAAGCAACAACGAGAATTTCTAAAATTATGTTACAAAAATAGGTggataaataatgatgataaacATGATGAAAACTGtatagataataaaaatgaagttGAAGCTGATGCCGATAATACCGTCAATAGCaatattgataataaattCAATGATGCACACACAAATAGCAACGATGAGGAAAGTAGCGATCAATGTAACCAGAACAGCGAGCTAAGTGACGAGTGTAGCAGCGAATCATAA